From one Mustela nigripes isolate SB6536 chromosome 16, MUSNIG.SB6536, whole genome shotgun sequence genomic stretch:
- the PER1 gene encoding period circadian protein homolog 1: protein MSGPLEGADGGGDPGQGESFCPGGAPSPGPPQHRSCPAPSLADDTDANSNGSSGNESNGPESRGASQRSSHSSSSGNGKDSALLETTESSKSTNSQSPSPPSSSIAYSLLSASSEQDNPSTSGCSSEQSARARTQKELMTALRELKLRLPPERRGKGRSGTLATLQYALACVKQVQANQEYYQQWSLEEGEPCAMDMSTYTLEELEHITSEYTLRNQDTFSVAVSFLTGRIVYISEQAGVLLRCKRDVFRGARFSELLAPQDVGVFYGSTAPSRLPTWGAGTSAGSGTKDFTQEKSVFCRIRGGPDRDSGPRYQPFRLTPYVTKIRVSEGAAAQPCCLLIAERIHSGYEAPRIPPDKRIFTTRHTPSCLFQDVDERAAPLLGYLPQDLLGAPVLLFLHPEDRPLMLAIHKKILQLAGQPFDHSPIRFCARNGEYVTMDTSWAGFVHPWSRKVAFVLGRHKVRTAPLNEDVFTPPAPSPALSLDSDIQELSEQIHRLLLQPVHSPSPTGLCGVGPIASPGPLLSPGSSSDSNGGDAEGPGPPVPVTFQQICKDVHLVKHQGQQLFIESRARPPARPRLPATGTFKAKTLSCQSPDPELEMVPAPLQAPLALSPEEAERKDASTCSYQQINCLDSILRYLESCNIPSTTKRKCASSSSCTASSASDDDKQRTGPVPLGAKKDPVPAVLSGEGAGPQKEPVVGGALSPLTLANKAESVVSVTSQCSFSSTIVHVGDKKPPESDIIMMEDLPGLAPGPAPSPAPSPTVAPDPTPDAYRPVGLTKAVLSLHTQKEEQAFLSRFRDLSRLRTLDGSSPAPLAPGERGCHHGPAPHGRRHHCRSKAKRSRHHQTPRADAPCYGSHPPPVSPSAPWPPPAAAAPFPAMVQSYPLPVFSTRGGPQPLPSAPTAGPPAAFPAPLVTPMVALVLPNYLFPTPSSYPYGVAQTPAEGPPTPASHSSSPSLPPPPPSPPRRPDSPLFNSRCSSPLQLNLLQLEEPPRVEGGTVAGGPGNSAGPPPSGQEATEPEARLAEVTESSNQDALSGSSDLLELLLQDSRSGTGSAASGSLGSGLGSGSGSGSHEGGSTSASITRSSQSSHTSKYFGSIDSSEAEAGAAQARAEPGDQVIKYVLQDPIWLLMANADQHVMMTYQVPSRDVASVLKQDRERLRAMQKQQPRFSEDQRRELGAVHSWVRKGQLPRALDVMACVDCGSSTQDPQHSDDPLFSELDGLGLEPMEEGGGEGGGGEGEGREETQARAGARVSSSQDLAMEEEEQGGSSSSPALPATENGTS from the exons ATGAGTGGCCCCCTAGAAGGggctgatgggggtggggacccCGGACAGGGGGAATCCTTTTGCCCGGGAGGGGCCCCATCCCCTGGGCCTCCGCAGCACCGGTCTTGCCCTGCTCCCAGCCTGGCTGATGACACAGATGCCAACAGCAATGGCTCCAGCGGTAATGAATCCAATGGGCCTGAGTCCCGGGGGGCATCTCAGCGGAGCTCACACAGCTCCTCCTCGGGCAACGGCAAGGACTCAGCCCTGTTGGAGACCACTGAGAGCAGCAAGag cacAAACTCTCAGAGTCCATCCCCGCCCAGCAGTTCCATTGCCTACAGTCTCCTGAGTGCCAGCTCCGAGCAGGACAACCCATCTACCAGTGGCTGCAG CAGTGAACAGTCAGCCCGGGCGAGGACCCAGAAGGAACTCATGACGGCTCTGCGGGAGCTCAAGCTTCGGCTTCCTCCCGAGCGCCGGGGCAAGGGCCGCTCTGGGACGCTGGCCACGCTCCAGTACGCCCTGGCCTGTGTGAAGCAGGTGCAGG CCAACCAGGAGTACTACCAGCAGTGGAGCCTGGAAGAGGGCGAGCCCTGCGCCATGGACATGTCCACCTACACGTTGGAGGAGCTGGAGCACATCACGTCGGAGTACACACTGCGCAATCAG GACACCTTCTCCGTGGCGGTCTCCTTCCTGACAGGCCGCATCGTCTACATTTCGGAGCAGGCGGGGGTCTTGCTGCGCTGTAAACGGGACGTGTTCCGGGGGGCCCGCTTCTCGGAGCTGCTGGCGCCCCAGGATGTGGGCGTCTTCTATGGCTCCACGGCCCCGTCTCGCCTGCCCACCTGGGGTGCTGGGACCTCGGCAG GTTCAGGCACCAAAGACTTCACCCAAGAGAAGTCTGTCTTCTGCCGCATCAG AGGAGGTCCTGACCGGGACTCAGGGCCTCGGTACCAGCCATTCCGCCTCACGCCCTATGTGACCAAGATCCGAGTGTCCGAAGGGGCCGCAGCACAGCCGTGCTGCCTGCTCATCGCAGAACGCATCCACTCGGGTTACGAAG ctCCCCGGATCCCCCCAGACAAGAGGATCTTCACCACTCGGCACACCCCTAGCTGCCTCTTCCAGGACGTGGACGAAAG GGCCGCCCCGCTGCTGGGCTACCTCCCCCAGGACCTCCTGGGGGCCCCAGTGCTCCTCTTCTTGCATCCTGAGGACCGACCCCTCATGCTGGCCATCCACAAGAAGA TCCTGCAGTTGGCCGGCCAGCCCTTTGATCACTCCCCGATCCGCTTCTGCGCCCGGAATGGAGAGTATGTCACCATGGACACCAGCTGGGCCGGCTTCGTGCACCCCTGGAGCCGCAAGGTGGCCTTTGTCTTGGGCCGCCACAAAGTACGCAC GGCACCCCTGAACGAGGACGTGTTCACGCCACCAGCCCCCAGCCCGGCTCTGTCTCTGGACTCCGACATCCAGGAGCTCTCAGAGCAGATCCACCGGCTGTTGTTACAG CCCGTGCACAGCCCCAGTCCCACCGGGCTCTGTGGAGTGGGCCCCATCGCTTCCCCGGGCCCTCTCCTCAGCCCTGGCTCGTCCAGTGACAGCAACGGGGGTGACGCTGAGGGACCTGGGCCTCCTGTGCCG GTGACGTTCCAGCAGATCTGTAAGGACGTGCACCTGGTGAAGCATCAGGGACAGCAGCTTTTCATTGAGTCGCGCGCCCGGCCTccggcccggccccgcctcccTG CTACAGGCACATTCAAGGCCAAGACCCTTTCCTGCCAGTCACCAGACCCGGAACTGGAAAtggtccctgctcccctccaggcCCCACTCGCCTTGAGCCCTGAAGAGGCTGAGAGGAAAGATGCGTCCACTTGTTCCTACCAGCAGATCAACTGCCTGGACAGCATCCTCCG GTACCTGGAGAGCTGCAACATCCCCAGCACAACCAAGCGGAAGTGTGCCTCCTCATCGTCCTGTACTGCCTCCTCAGCCTCCGACGACGACAAGCAGAGGACGGGTCCGGTCCCTTTGGGGGCCAAGAAAG ATCCAGTACCGGCAGTGCTGTCCGGGGAGGGGGCCGGCCCACAGAAGGAGCCCGTGGTAGGAGGCGCCCTGAGCCCGCTCACCCTGGCCAATAAGGCAGAGAGCGTGGTGTCTGTCACCAGCCAGTGTAGCTTCAGCTCCACCATCGTCCATGTGGGAGACAAGAAGCCCCCGGAGTCGG ACATCATCATGATGGAGGACCTGCCTGGcctggctccaggcccagcccccagcccagcccccagccccacggTAGCCCCCGACCCCACCCCAGACGCCTATCGCCCGGTGGGCCTAACCAAGGCCGTGCTGTCCCTGCACAcgcagaaggaggagcaggcctTCCTCAGCCGCTTCCGAGACCTCAGCCGACTGCGGACACTTGATGGCTCCTCCCCGGCCCCCCTGGCCCCTGGCGAGCGAG GCTGCCACCACGGCCCCGCACCCCACGGTCGCCGACACCACTGCCGCTCCAAAGCCAAGCGCTCCCGCCACCACCAGACCCCCCGGGCTGATGCCCCTTGTTATGGCTCCCACCCGCCGCCTGTGTCACCCTCGGCCCCATGGCCCCCCCCAGCAGCCGCTGCTCCCTTCCCAGCCATGGTCCAGTCCTACCCTCTCCCAGTATTCTCCACTCGAGGaggcccccagcctctcccctctgcccccacagctGGGCCCCCTGCAGCTTTCCCTGCCCCGCTGGTGACGCCTATGGTAGCCTTGGTCCTCCCTAACTACCTGTTCCCCACTCCATCTAGCTATCCCTATGGGGTAGCCCAGACCCCCGCTGAAGGGCCTCCCACCCCCGCTTCCCACTCCTCTTCTCCGTCcctgcccccaccgccccccagccCTCCTCGCCGGCCAGACTCTCCACTATTCAACTCCCGATGCAGCTCCCCACTCCAGCTGAATCTGCTACAGCTTGAGGAGCCCCCGCGTGTTGAAGGGGGCACTGTTGCAGGGGGCCCTGGGAATAGTGCTGGGCCCCCGCCCTCCGGCCAGGAGGCCACTGAGCCAGAGGCCAGACTG gcgGAGGTGACCGAGTCCTCCAACCAGGATGCGCTGTCGGGCTCCAGTGACCTGCTGGAGCTGCTGCTGCAGGACTCCCGCTCTGGCACAGGCTCCGCCGCTTCCGGCTCCCTGGGCTCCGGCctgggctctggctctggctcggGCTCCCACGAGGGAGGCAGCACCTCTGCCAGCATCACAC GCAGTAGTCAGAGCAGCCACACGAGCAAGTACTTTGGCAGCATTGACTCTTCTGAGGCCGAAGCGGGGGCTGCCCAGGCCAGGGCTGAGCCCGGGGACCAGGTCATTAAATACGTGCTCCAGGATCCCATCTGGCTGCTCATGGCCAACGCTGACCAGCATGTCATGATGACCTACCAGGTGCCGTCCAG GGACGTGGCCTCTGTGCTGAAGCAGGACCGGGAGCGGCTCCGGGCCATGCAGAAGCAGCAGCCTCGGTTCTCAGAGGACCAGCGCAGGGAGCTGGGTGCCGTGCACTCCTGGGTCCGGAAGGGTCAGCTGCCTCGGGCTCTCGATGTGATG GCCTGTGTGGATTGTGGCAGTAGCACCCAAGACCCTCAACACTCTGATGACCCCCTCTTCTCAGAACTGGATGGACTGGGACTGGAGCCTATGGAGGAGGGCGGAGgcgagggtgggggtggggagggcgaggGCAGAGAAGAGACTCAGGCTCGAGCTGGGGCCAGAGTCTCCAGCTCTCAGGACCTGGccatggaggaggaggaacaagGTGGGAGCTCATCCAGTCCAGCCTTACCTGCCACAGAAAATGGCACCAGCTAG